The following proteins are encoded in a genomic region of Fimbriiglobus ruber:
- a CDS encoding ISNCY family transposase codes for MSTELQDWGILAMSQRERDVLAILKAVVSGDRTVTEAAGLLKLSARQVRRLKGKLKTQGDSALVHGLRGQPSNRCLEAKLRTQVLAAYRQRYRDFGPTFACEKLAEEGLKVGVETLRRWLLAEGLWERQRRRDPHRSRRPRRACLGELVQMDASVHEWLEGRGETIVLITMIDDATSRVEAKFYRHGSVESHLDLLGVWLRKYGRPLAVYTDRHSIFEPHEKGRPLADPDAQTQFGRALGELAIELIRAHSPQAKGRVERSFGTAQDRWVKELRLAKVTTCEDANALLAKLLPDHNKRFAKPARQPNDAHRPLGRDHKLASILSIQSERVVSNDYVVRFANTFYQLLPPAYPGERGGRVVIEQRLDGTLHIRFGKRHLPYQEITVGGSLGGSAPKPPEFSASAADASAETTGREPVKDSRPAGMQPTAGRSGRTPAEPYPSGGEEVDNPKRSYRPAPNHPWRKRL; via the coding sequence ATGTCTACCGAGCTACAAGATTGGGGCATTCTAGCCATGAGTCAGCGCGAGCGTGACGTTTTGGCGATTCTGAAGGCGGTGGTATCGGGAGATCGGACGGTTACGGAAGCCGCTGGTTTGTTGAAGTTGAGCGCGCGTCAGGTCCGGCGACTGAAGGGCAAACTGAAGACCCAGGGTGACAGCGCCCTGGTGCATGGCCTTCGAGGTCAGCCGTCGAATCGCTGCCTGGAAGCCAAGCTGCGAACGCAGGTGCTGGCGGCGTACCGCCAGCGTTACCGCGACTTCGGCCCCACCTTCGCGTGCGAGAAGTTGGCGGAAGAAGGGTTGAAGGTGGGCGTCGAAACGCTGCGTCGCTGGTTGCTGGCCGAGGGCTTGTGGGAACGCCAACGTCGCCGTGACCCGCATCGCAGTCGTCGGCCGCGACGGGCTTGTTTGGGCGAGTTGGTGCAGATGGACGCCTCGGTGCATGAGTGGCTGGAGGGTCGCGGCGAGACGATCGTTCTGATCACCATGATCGATGACGCCACCAGCCGCGTCGAAGCGAAGTTTTACCGGCATGGGAGCGTGGAATCGCACCTGGATTTGTTGGGGGTCTGGCTGCGGAAATACGGCCGACCGCTGGCGGTTTACACGGATCGACACAGCATCTTCGAGCCGCACGAGAAGGGACGTCCGCTCGCCGATCCCGACGCGCAAACGCAGTTTGGCCGAGCGCTCGGCGAACTGGCCATAGAGTTGATTCGGGCGCACAGTCCCCAGGCGAAGGGACGTGTCGAGCGTTCGTTTGGCACGGCTCAGGATCGGTGGGTCAAGGAACTGCGGTTGGCCAAGGTCACGACCTGCGAGGACGCCAACGCGTTGTTGGCGAAACTCCTTCCCGACCACAACAAGCGGTTCGCCAAGCCGGCGCGTCAGCCAAACGATGCCCATCGACCGTTGGGTCGAGATCACAAGCTGGCGTCGATCCTGTCGATTCAGAGCGAGCGGGTGGTGAGCAACGACTACGTGGTGCGTTTCGCGAATACGTTCTACCAATTGTTGCCGCCAGCGTACCCGGGAGAGCGTGGCGGCCGGGTGGTGATTGAGCAGAGACTGGATGGGACGCTGCACATTCGGTTCGGGAAGCGTCATTTGCCGTACCAGGAGATCACCGTGGGGGGCAGCCTTGGGGGCTCTGCCCCCAAACCCCCGGAGTTTAGCGCATCAGCGGCCGATGCCAGTGCGGAGACGACGGGACGGGAGCCGGTCAAGGACTCCCGTCCCGCGGGCATGCAGCCGACTGCCGGACGCTCGGGTCGCACTCCTGCGGAGCCCTATCCTTCCGGCGGCGAGGAGGTAGATAACCCGAAGCGATCGTACCGTCCAGCTCCAAATCATCCTTGGCGAAAACGTCTATGA
- a CDS encoding glycosyltransferase: MAPSRLLIGPVSPDWAAQFLPAADDSCRWFPPTAPNWAAVAATFPAGWSPDALLVRPGYASVPAWVTAAPVPVVALAHDPNLLWHYYRHSLPAYDLVLTDAQAAERFRRAGLGTAYPANLYGLDHAGLAEVDAPDGPRDIDVLFVGNLNPAVHGDRLGWLGRVARLGDRFRVVIRTGVFGDEYRALVRRAKVVFNRSIRGECNQRVLEAAAGGAVLFQEADNREVPVYLSPDLEYVRYTAADLEAVLIDWLGWDADRRAVATRARARVRGHGWLALVRSGLAAVDWSDVAARAGRRATAPARQSLAARVWQRASRAVGPDADPDLRADVRAASDDHALAVVDPSAAVEALTRSTGTGNRVSGIGLGTALVAAGRRDDAIVALRGVLSALDADPVLTAAERDACPYPPGFDYLRVGWDRAGWDHPDAPDVEGRAKHALLRCRAESLLAELTGDLEGYQRATTAGPDLPTVRAAFGCALARAGQPAAAVDHLTAAVDGNPFDRPARAALVAALTAADDPAVAARVSAIGDLVSRVTAPPAAPPPAPSPPTTATPTPRVVNLSPDEFAKRFGTPDTAAALSGFTPPADTRAVLTLVAHVRPLRVLEIGTAAGHMTANLTAWTPPDAVIFSLGVVSDGPPPGGAKDGQAPEIPPRAAFARHADHFRTGHKARLIVADSRTFEFDRLAPLDLVFVDGGHDFPTARSDSLEAYNALRPGGCLIWHDWGSRTAWVKVREAVASLGFPEPVYHPAGTEVAFLFKGEGIGAATRADRARVAVAWEGEFEPVHSLAVANRAVCGELIARGHAVAVRPTPPSGPVGSRVTLPADLAERVGLDVAARVTVRHRWPPDFTPPTDGAFVMFQPWEYGRLPRSWVRDIIDRVDEVWVPSRVVERAFVASGVPADRVAVVPYGVDPDRFRPGVDPLPLTTTKGVKLLFVGGTLRRKGFDTLLAAYRRAFAAADDVCLVIKEFGAGAFYRGQTAEAAVAAHRADPAAPAVEYLAGDLAEADVPRLYAACDALVLPYRREGFGLPVLEAMAAGLPVVVTAGGPTDEFVPPAAGWHVPARVAYLPTDAIGSEPTVGTPWWLEPDVDALVAVLRAVAGDAAERQRRGAAGRRAALGWTWARTAAAVEDRVRALRGRAPVRFRRPAETGPPMPGAASSPPSTPALPAATPNHASGPSLPATATVRPRVSLTMIVKDEEHNLPACLGPVRDLVDEVVVVDTGSTDRTRAVAAEFGARVFSFPWVDHFAAARNEALARATGEFAFWLDADDRVDPENGRKLAALFAGLRAENVGYVMTCLCVPDGPGGTATAVDHVRLFRTDPRHRWRYRVHEQILPALRATGAAVRWADVVVRHVGYVDPALRRRKLARDLRLLERERDESPADPFTLFNLGAVYHELGDTPASVAALEASLAGSCPGDSIVRKLYALLAQSHRRAGDPAKALAACAAGRIHYPDDAELLFVESGLRKAGGDVKGTEELLLRLLGGREPDHFGSVDTGLRGHKARHNLACLYLETGRPAAAAAEWRAALADAPGFAPAHLGLGELAARNRDWAGVARAVVDLQALGPAGAASAVVLDGQALIARGEFATAREILTAASARFPDSVPVRAALSVALLQGGADPTEAEAAVRAVLALDPDNAQAKHNLAALYRNTGRRVDEKPPVRA, translated from the coding sequence ATGGCCCCGTCCCGCCTGCTGATCGGTCCCGTTTCCCCGGACTGGGCCGCCCAGTTCTTGCCCGCGGCCGACGACTCCTGCCGGTGGTTTCCCCCGACCGCCCCGAACTGGGCCGCGGTCGCGGCGACGTTCCCCGCCGGGTGGTCCCCCGACGCCCTGCTCGTCCGCCCCGGGTACGCGTCCGTCCCCGCATGGGTGACCGCCGCGCCGGTCCCGGTCGTCGCCCTCGCCCACGACCCGAACCTGCTCTGGCACTACTACCGCCACTCCCTCCCGGCCTACGATTTAGTTCTGACCGACGCCCAGGCCGCCGAGCGGTTCCGCCGGGCCGGACTGGGGACCGCGTACCCGGCCAACCTGTACGGGCTCGACCACGCCGGCCTCGCCGAGGTCGACGCCCCGGACGGCCCGCGGGACATCGACGTGCTGTTTGTGGGGAACCTGAACCCGGCCGTCCACGGCGACCGACTGGGGTGGCTCGGGCGGGTCGCCCGGCTAGGCGATCGGTTCCGGGTAGTGATCCGGACCGGAGTGTTCGGCGACGAGTACCGGGCCCTGGTCCGGCGAGCAAAAGTGGTGTTCAACCGCAGCATCCGGGGGGAGTGCAACCAGCGGGTGCTGGAGGCCGCGGCCGGCGGGGCCGTCCTGTTTCAAGAAGCAGACAACCGCGAAGTCCCGGTCTACCTGAGTCCCGATCTCGAGTACGTCCGGTACACGGCGGCCGACCTGGAAGCGGTCCTGATCGACTGGCTGGGGTGGGACGCGGACCGGCGAGCGGTCGCGACCCGGGCCCGCGCGCGGGTTCGCGGACACGGCTGGCTGGCCCTGGTCCGGTCCGGGCTGGCCGCGGTCGACTGGTCCGATGTGGCCGCACGGGCGGGCCGCCGGGCGACCGCCCCGGCTCGTCAGTCGCTCGCGGCCCGCGTGTGGCAGCGTGCAAGCCGCGCCGTGGGGCCGGACGCCGATCCGGATCTCAGGGCCGATGTCCGGGCCGCGAGCGACGATCACGCGCTCGCCGTCGTGGACCCGTCCGCCGCCGTCGAGGCCCTCACCCGGTCGACAGGGACCGGGAACCGGGTGAGCGGGATCGGGCTCGGAACGGCTCTGGTCGCGGCCGGCCGCCGGGACGACGCGATCGTCGCCCTCCGTGGGGTTCTCAGCGCCCTGGACGCCGACCCGGTGCTGACCGCGGCAGAGCGGGACGCGTGCCCGTACCCGCCGGGGTTCGATTACCTCCGGGTCGGGTGGGACCGGGCCGGGTGGGACCACCCGGACGCCCCGGACGTCGAGGGACGAGCAAAGCACGCTCTCCTACGGTGCCGGGCCGAATCTTTGCTCGCGGAGCTGACCGGGGATCTCGAAGGATACCAGCGGGCGACCACGGCAGGACCCGACCTGCCGACCGTCCGGGCCGCGTTCGGGTGTGCGCTGGCCCGCGCCGGCCAACCCGCCGCCGCCGTCGACCACCTGACCGCCGCGGTCGACGGCAACCCGTTCGACCGCCCGGCCCGGGCCGCGCTCGTCGCGGCCTTAACCGCGGCCGACGACCCCGCGGTGGCCGCCCGGGTGTCGGCCATCGGCGACCTTGTGTCCCGCGTCACGGCGCCGCCCGCCGCCCCACCGCCGGCACCATCGCCCCCGACGACCGCCACACCCACACCCCGCGTGGTCAACCTTTCCCCGGACGAATTCGCCAAGCGGTTCGGGACCCCGGACACGGCCGCCGCCCTGTCCGGGTTCACCCCGCCGGCCGACACCCGCGCCGTTCTCACCCTGGTCGCCCACGTCCGCCCCCTCCGCGTACTCGAGATCGGGACCGCGGCCGGCCACATGACCGCCAACCTGACCGCCTGGACGCCCCCCGACGCGGTCATCTTCTCACTCGGGGTCGTCTCTGACGGGCCGCCCCCCGGCGGAGCGAAGGACGGGCAGGCCCCCGAAATCCCCCCGCGGGCCGCGTTCGCCCGCCACGCCGACCACTTCCGGACCGGGCACAAGGCCCGGCTGATCGTGGCCGACTCCCGGACCTTCGAGTTCGACCGTCTGGCCCCGCTCGACCTGGTGTTCGTCGACGGCGGGCACGACTTCCCGACCGCCCGGTCGGACTCGCTCGAGGCGTACAACGCCCTCCGCCCGGGCGGGTGCCTGATCTGGCACGACTGGGGGAGCCGGACCGCGTGGGTCAAGGTTCGCGAGGCGGTCGCATCCCTCGGGTTCCCGGAGCCGGTCTACCACCCGGCCGGGACCGAGGTCGCGTTCCTGTTCAAGGGGGAGGGCATCGGGGCCGCGACCCGGGCCGACCGGGCCCGCGTCGCGGTCGCGTGGGAGGGCGAGTTCGAACCCGTCCACTCGCTGGCCGTCGCCAACCGGGCGGTGTGCGGTGAACTGATCGCCCGGGGCCACGCGGTCGCCGTCCGCCCGACCCCGCCGTCCGGGCCGGTCGGCTCCCGGGTCACCCTGCCGGCCGACCTGGCGGAGCGCGTCGGGCTTGACGTCGCGGCCCGGGTCACGGTCCGGCACCGGTGGCCGCCCGACTTCACTCCCCCGACCGACGGGGCGTTCGTTATGTTCCAGCCGTGGGAGTACGGCCGGCTGCCCCGATCGTGGGTCCGCGACATTATCGACCGGGTCGACGAGGTGTGGGTTCCGTCCCGGGTGGTCGAAAGGGCGTTCGTCGCGTCCGGGGTTCCGGCCGACCGAGTGGCGGTCGTCCCGTATGGGGTCGACCCCGACCGTTTCAGGCCGGGGGTGGACCCGCTCCCGCTGACCACGACCAAGGGAGTCAAGCTCTTGTTCGTCGGGGGGACGCTGCGGCGGAAGGGATTCGATACCTTGCTGGCCGCGTACCGACGGGCGTTCGCGGCCGCCGACGACGTGTGTCTGGTGATCAAGGAATTTGGGGCCGGGGCGTTCTACCGGGGCCAGACGGCCGAGGCGGCGGTCGCCGCCCACCGGGCCGACCCGGCGGCCCCGGCGGTCGAGTACCTGGCCGGCGACCTGGCCGAAGCCGACGTCCCCCGGCTGTACGCGGCGTGCGACGCCCTGGTCCTGCCGTACCGTAGGGAAGGGTTCGGGCTCCCGGTGCTGGAGGCGATGGCGGCCGGGCTCCCAGTCGTGGTGACGGCCGGCGGGCCGACCGACGAGTTCGTTCCCCCGGCCGCCGGGTGGCACGTCCCGGCTCGGGTCGCATACCTGCCCACGGACGCGATCGGGTCCGAGCCGACGGTCGGGACGCCGTGGTGGCTGGAGCCGGACGTCGACGCCCTGGTCGCGGTCCTCCGGGCCGTGGCCGGGGACGCGGCCGAGCGGCAGCGCCGCGGGGCGGCCGGGCGGCGGGCGGCCCTTGGGTGGACGTGGGCCCGGACCGCAGCCGCGGTCGAGGATCGGGTGCGAGCGCTGCGGGGCCGGGCCCCGGTTCGCTTCCGCCGACCGGCGGAGACCGGACCCCCGATGCCCGGTGCCGCGTCATCACCGCCGTCTACGCCAGCGCTGCCAGCGGCGACCCCCAATCACGCCAGCGGGCCGTCTCTCCCGGCAACCGCGACCGTGCGGCCCCGCGTGTCGTTGACAATGATCGTGAAGGACGAGGAACACAACCTGCCGGCCTGCCTCGGCCCAGTCCGGGACCTGGTCGACGAGGTCGTGGTGGTCGACACCGGGTCGACCGACCGGACACGCGCCGTGGCCGCCGAGTTCGGGGCCCGGGTGTTCTCGTTCCCGTGGGTCGACCACTTCGCCGCCGCCCGGAACGAGGCCCTCGCCCGGGCGACCGGCGAGTTCGCGTTCTGGCTCGACGCCGACGACCGGGTTGACCCCGAGAACGGCCGCAAGCTGGCTGCCCTCTTCGCCGGACTGCGGGCCGAGAACGTCGGGTACGTGATGACCTGCCTGTGTGTCCCGGACGGTCCGGGAGGGACGGCCACGGCTGTCGACCACGTCCGCCTGTTCCGGACTGACCCCAGACACCGGTGGCGATACCGAGTTCACGAGCAGATCCTCCCGGCCCTCCGGGCGACTGGGGCGGCCGTCCGGTGGGCAGACGTAGTGGTTCGCCACGTCGGGTACGTCGACCCGGCCCTCCGGCGGCGGAAATTGGCCCGCGACCTGCGGCTCCTCGAACGCGAGCGGGACGAGTCCCCGGCCGACCCCTTCACGCTGTTCAACCTCGGGGCCGTGTATCACGAACTCGGCGACACCCCGGCTTCCGTCGCCGCCCTGGAGGCGAGTTTAGCCGGGTCCTGCCCGGGCGACTCGATCGTCCGCAAGCTGTACGCCCTCCTCGCCCAGTCCCACCGCCGGGCCGGGGACCCGGCCAAGGCCCTGGCCGCGTGCGCGGCTGGCCGGATCCACTACCCGGACGACGCCGAACTGCTGTTCGTCGAGAGCGGGCTGCGGAAGGCGGGCGGGGACGTCAAGGGGACGGAGGAATTGTTGCTCCGGTTGCTCGGCGGGCGCGAGCCGGACCACTTCGGCAGCGTGGACACCGGGCTCCGCGGCCACAAGGCCCGGCACAACTTGGCCTGCCTGTATCTGGAGACCGGGCGGCCGGCGGCCGCGGCCGCCGAGTGGCGGGCGGCTCTGGCCGACGCCCCGGGGTTCGCCCCAGCTCACCTGGGGCTCGGTGAACTCGCCGCCCGGAACCGGGACTGGGCCGGGGTCGCCCGGGCCGTCGTCGACCTCCAGGCGCTCGGCCCGGCCGGAGCCGCGTCCGCCGTCGTCCTCGACGGACAGGCCCTCATCGCCCGCGGGGAATTCGCGACCGCCCGGGAAATCCTCACCGCCGCCTCGGCTCGGTTCCCGGACTCGGTCCCGGTGCGGGCGGCCCTGTCGGTCGCCCTCCTCCAGGGCGGGGCCGACCCGACCGAGGCCGAAGCCGCGGTCCGGGCCGTCCTCGCCCTCGACCCGGACAACGCCCAGGCCAAACATAACCTCGCGGCCTTGTACCGAAACACCGGCCGCCGGGTGGACGAGAAGCCGCCGGTCCGTGCGTAG
- a CDS encoding RHS repeat domain-containing protein, translating into MPASPSQSHAPRGPRPGRRWYRFDLFAALDRLRTFYHRLTRTGIDALVRPVKARPELTALETRMMPARPLPDPIIVTGSGVGASPTVNVYNAATGALNYQVTPYAATFTGGVRVASADFNLDGNPDVVVAPGPGGGPEIRILDGQTGEQIAGPLGNYWAFDPSFTGGVSVAVADVTGKGYPDVIVAAGSGGGPRVRVFDGRTGAVIDDFFAYDPSFRGGISVAAADFAGLGRAQIAVGAGPGEGPVVKVYDALTQTTIAGPLGTFFAFDPASRSGVTVGADATAGDVNGDGVPDLAVGSGPGVPAEVKVFSGADGSVLWDLSPFGSSFTGGVTAALAYVDDDADADVVVGSGPGIAGEVKVFSGATGLQLADPLGDYVPYGTGATGGLFVAAANDPDSMTVDVTLAPQIASVGTPVEALVTVTSSGAIPTLDWTVYWGDGTTTTDSETVGGATTATFTEYHTYTAAGTYIVEADVSSVSTFSLGGGFTGTFIHGFGSGTATETINQAPTITGFTPDTGYSSTDGITDATTLTIFGTAGDDSGVSLYDGTTAIGSTTASSGGLWTITYGTLADGVHPFVAAVTVTGTVAYDAADRSAAYPVTVDTTPPVVAIRAPSETYDTAPPITVTAVDPLPGGFPPTATVTLDIDGSAAAAAALVDGTATFTGYGSLTVGDTYTLQAQVTDAAGNVGTSPSASVTVNPWTTDASPVDLVSPVESTPPSQPAAGGNVAATVPLVGGLGMPAVAGQAPALAYNSSGVQLQPPIQVSFQSPNDLSAPSDVIGTLTWDGTAEPATTFPGTGLRPGADWTFGFVPPSSATGRHTYSVSLFIDYGSPSLDVTTSVPGSTFVVDQTGSPFGAGWTLSTTDQLVAVAAAGSLPAGEMLVEGTGGWEFFAVDGSGYDSPPGDPGTLAAVAGGFTYTSITGEVWAFNSSGQMTSWTAADGGSLVTFGYDGSSRLSTMAAPDGGVSTFSYDGGGLIDAIASPGGRVTTLTHSGTNLTGVTDPAGGTATLAYDGSHHLLTIADGVELTTYTYSNGMAATVQTAGGTTTVAPALGAGRAGATNGAPTGSVTDPTGAATQTAFNALGEPVDQVDPTGGESTVTRDSNGYILTQVDADGNTTTYTRDAAGFPLTMTDPLGGVTTYTYQVAYHALTSETDPLGHTTTYTYTAAGDLQTVTDPLGDVTTYTWAAGLVQTTTDPLGRVVTDVYDAARHLIGQLSGGIPTGTAVYDADGYPASTVDALGDTTTVVNDADGRPVTTTTPDGATTTVVYDVSGLALSSKAPDGVTTSYAYNTAGLVTASIVGFGSGLAQTTTTVYDAADRPVASIDPLGNITTTTYDAAGRVLAVTDPLGDVSTTSYDPAGNVTATEDPLGRVTRTAYDADNRPVTVTDPLGDTTTATYDAAGTRSPLPTPGGTRRRPCTTPTTGPSPPSTRSGTRRPRRTTRPGRRSPSPTPAGA; encoded by the coding sequence ATGCCCGCCTCACCGTCTCAGTCCCACGCGCCCCGCGGCCCCCGCCCGGGTCGCCGGTGGTATCGGTTCGACCTGTTCGCGGCCCTCGACCGCCTCCGGACGTTCTACCACCGGCTCACGCGGACCGGGATCGACGCGTTGGTCCGGCCGGTGAAGGCGCGGCCCGAACTGACCGCCCTCGAAACCCGGATGATGCCGGCCCGCCCACTGCCCGACCCGATTATCGTTACCGGGTCCGGGGTCGGCGCGAGTCCGACGGTCAACGTCTACAACGCGGCGACCGGCGCCCTGAACTACCAAGTCACCCCGTATGCGGCGACGTTCACCGGCGGGGTGCGGGTGGCCTCGGCCGACTTCAACCTGGACGGGAACCCCGACGTGGTCGTCGCCCCGGGGCCGGGCGGCGGTCCGGAAATCCGGATCCTGGATGGTCAGACCGGCGAGCAGATCGCGGGTCCGCTCGGAAATTATTGGGCCTTCGATCCGTCGTTCACCGGCGGCGTGAGCGTGGCCGTCGCGGACGTGACCGGGAAGGGGTATCCGGACGTGATCGTGGCCGCCGGGTCGGGGGGCGGGCCGCGGGTACGGGTGTTCGACGGGCGGACCGGGGCCGTGATCGACGACTTCTTCGCGTACGACCCGTCGTTCCGGGGCGGGATCTCGGTCGCCGCGGCCGACTTCGCCGGGCTCGGGCGGGCCCAGATCGCGGTCGGGGCGGGGCCGGGCGAGGGCCCGGTCGTCAAGGTCTACGACGCGCTCACGCAGACGACCATCGCGGGTCCGCTCGGGACGTTCTTCGCGTTCGATCCGGCGTCGCGGAGTGGGGTGACCGTCGGGGCCGACGCGACCGCCGGGGACGTGAACGGGGACGGCGTGCCCGACCTGGCGGTCGGGAGCGGCCCGGGCGTCCCGGCCGAGGTCAAGGTGTTCTCCGGGGCCGACGGGTCGGTCCTCTGGGACCTCAGCCCGTTCGGGTCGTCGTTCACCGGCGGGGTGACCGCCGCGCTGGCGTACGTGGACGACGACGCGGACGCGGACGTGGTCGTCGGGTCCGGGCCGGGGATCGCGGGCGAGGTGAAAGTGTTCTCCGGGGCGACCGGGCTGCAACTCGCCGACCCGCTCGGTGATTACGTCCCGTACGGGACGGGCGCGACCGGGGGATTGTTCGTGGCGGCCGCGAACGACCCGGACTCGATGACGGTCGACGTAACCCTGGCCCCGCAGATCGCGTCGGTGGGGACGCCCGTCGAGGCTCTGGTGACGGTCACCAGTTCGGGGGCGATCCCGACGCTCGACTGGACCGTCTATTGGGGGGACGGGACGACGACGACCGACAGCGAGACGGTCGGCGGGGCGACGACCGCGACGTTCACCGAGTACCACACGTACACGGCCGCCGGGACGTACATCGTCGAGGCGGACGTGTCGTCCGTGTCGACTTTCAGCCTCGGCGGCGGCTTCACGGGCACGTTCATTCACGGCTTCGGAAGTGGGACGGCCACCGAGACGATCAACCAGGCGCCGACCATCACCGGGTTCACCCCGGACACCGGGTACTCGTCCACCGACGGGATTACCGACGCGACGACCCTGACGATCTTCGGGACGGCGGGGGACGACAGCGGGGTGAGCCTGTACGACGGGACGACCGCGATCGGGTCGACGACGGCGTCGAGCGGCGGGCTGTGGACGATCACGTACGGGACGCTGGCCGACGGCGTCCACCCGTTCGTGGCCGCCGTCACCGTGACCGGGACGGTCGCGTACGACGCGGCCGACCGGTCGGCCGCGTACCCGGTGACGGTCGACACCACCCCCCCGGTGGTCGCGATCCGGGCCCCGTCCGAGACGTACGACACGGCCCCGCCGATCACGGTGACGGCCGTCGACCCGCTCCCCGGCGGGTTCCCGCCGACCGCGACGGTCACCCTCGACATCGACGGGTCCGCGGCCGCCGCCGCGGCGCTCGTGGACGGGACCGCGACGTTCACCGGGTACGGCTCGCTGACCGTCGGGGACACGTACACCCTTCAGGCCCAGGTGACCGACGCGGCCGGGAACGTGGGCACCAGCCCGTCCGCGTCGGTCACCGTCAACCCGTGGACGACCGACGCCAGCCCGGTCGATCTCGTCTCGCCGGTCGAGTCCACGCCCCCGTCGCAGCCGGCCGCCGGCGGGAACGTGGCGGCCACCGTCCCCCTGGTGGGCGGGCTCGGGATGCCGGCCGTCGCCGGACAGGCCCCCGCCCTCGCGTACAACTCGTCCGGCGTCCAGCTCCAACCGCCGATCCAGGTCTCTTTCCAGTCGCCCAACGACCTGTCGGCCCCGTCCGACGTCATCGGCACGCTCACCTGGGACGGGACGGCCGAGCCCGCGACCACCTTCCCCGGGACCGGCCTGCGGCCCGGGGCGGACTGGACGTTCGGGTTCGTCCCGCCGTCGTCGGCGACCGGCCGGCACACGTATTCGGTTAGCCTGTTCATCGACTACGGGTCGCCGTCCCTGGACGTGACCACGTCGGTGCCCGGGTCGACGTTCGTGGTCGACCAGACGGGCAGCCCGTTCGGGGCCGGGTGGACGCTATCGACCACCGACCAACTCGTCGCGGTCGCCGCGGCCGGATCGCTCCCGGCCGGGGAAATGCTGGTCGAGGGGACCGGCGGGTGGGAGTTCTTCGCGGTCGACGGGTCGGGGTACGACAGTCCGCCCGGCGACCCCGGGACACTGGCCGCGGTCGCCGGCGGCTTCACGTACACGTCCATTACCGGCGAGGTGTGGGCCTTCAACTCGTCCGGCCAGATGACCTCGTGGACGGCGGCCGACGGCGGGTCGCTCGTCACCTTCGGGTACGACGGGTCGAGCCGGCTGTCGACGATGGCCGCCCCGGACGGCGGGGTGTCGACGTTCTCGTACGACGGCGGCGGCCTGATCGACGCGATCGCGTCCCCCGGCGGGCGGGTGACGACCCTCACCCACTCCGGGACCAACCTGACTGGGGTGACCGACCCGGCCGGCGGGACGGCCACCCTCGCGTACGACGGGTCCCACCACCTGCTGACGATCGCCGACGGGGTCGAACTGACGACCTACACGTATTCCAACGGGATGGCGGCGACCGTCCAGACGGCGGGCGGGACGACGACGGTCGCCCCGGCGCTCGGGGCCGGCCGAGCGGGGGCGACGAACGGGGCGCCGACGGGATCGGTGACGGACCCGACCGGGGCCGCGACCCAGACCGCGTTCAACGCCCTCGGCGAACCGGTCGACCAGGTCGACCCGACCGGCGGGGAGTCGACGGTCACCCGGGACTCGAACGGGTACATCCTCACCCAGGTGGACGCGGACGGGAATACGACCACGTACACCCGGGACGCGGCCGGATTCCCGCTCACGATGACCGACCCGCTCGGGGGCGTGACCACGTACACGTACCAGGTCGCGTACCACGCGTTGACGAGCGAGACCGACCCGCTCGGGCACACGACGACGTACACGTACACGGCGGCCGGCGACCTCCAGACGGTGACCGACCCGCTTGGCGACGTGACCACGTACACGTGGGCGGCCGGCCTGGTCCAGACGACCACCGACCCGCTCGGGCGGGTGGTGACCGACGTGTACGACGCCGCGCGGCACCTGATCGGCCAGCTCAGCGGCGGGATCCCGACCGGGACGGCCGTGTACGACGCGGACGGGTACCCGGCGTCGACCGTCGACGCGCTCGGCGACACGACCACGGTGGTGAACGACGCGGACGGGCGGCCGGTCACGACCACGACCCCGGACGGGGCGACGACGACGGTCGTGTACGACGTGTCCGGGCTGGCGTTGAGTTCGAAGGCCCCGGACGGGGTAACGACCAGCTACGCGTACAACACGGCCGGCCTGGTGACGGCGTCGATCGTCGGGTTCGGGTCGGGCCTGGCCCAGACCACGACGACCGTGTACGACGCGGCCGACCGCCCGGTCGCCTCGATCGACCCGCTCGGGAACATCACCACCACGACGTACGACGCGGCCGGCCGGGTGCTGGCCGTGACCGACCCGCTCGGCGACGTGAGCACCACGTCGTACGACCCGGCCGGGAACGTGACGGCGACCGAGGACCCGCTCGGCCGGGTGACGCGGACCGCGTACGACGCCGACAACCGGCCGGTGACCGTGACCGACCCGCTCGGGGACACAACGACCGCCACGTACGACGCGGCCGGAACACGATCGCCATTACCGACCCCCGGGGGAACACGACGACGACCGTGTACGACGCCGACAACCGGGCCGTCGCCACCATCGACCCGCTCGGGGACACGACGACCACGACGTACGACGCGGCCGGGCAGGCGGTCGCCGTCACCGACCCCCGCGGGGGCGTGA